The Eublepharis macularius isolate TG4126 chromosome 11, MPM_Emac_v1.0, whole genome shotgun sequence genome includes a region encoding these proteins:
- the CMTM6 gene encoding CKLF-like MARVEL transmembrane domain-containing protein 6: protein MENGGSVYSPTTSPAEPAPHKGLRSCGCTAAHLGLSRLALKALQLVLSFLAFVLEEVIEVCTSCGGLYFFEFVSCSAFLLCIPILAMYCTSLHERVGKEQVKQLDFWIVSVLAIFFFLASVVFSATNDRTSIEIAAIVFGYLASITFIVDAVMIFRRRQDRRKETQQENTARTLNPAENQPLNNQPA, encoded by the exons ATGGAGAACGGCGGCTCGGTCTACAGCCCGACGACGAGCCCCGCCGAACCTGCGCCCCACAAAGGACTCCGCTCCTGCGGCTGCACCGCCGCCCACTTGGGCCTCTCGCGCCTGGCGCTGAAGGCTCTGCAGCTG GTGCTGTCGTTCCTGGCCTTTGTACTTGAAGAAGTCATAGAGGTTTGCACCAGCTGCGGTGGGCTTTACTTCTTCGAGTTTGTCAGTTGCAGTGCCTTCCTGTTATGTATCCCAATCCTTGCCATGTACTGCACATCACTCCATGAGAGAGTAGGGAAGGAGCAAGTCAAGCAGTTG GATTTCTGGATCGTTTCAGTGTTGGCGATCTTCTTTTTCTTAGCTTCAGTTGTGTTTTCTGCAACCAATGACAGGACTTCGATTGAAATTGCTGCCATT GTGTTTGGATACTTGGCCAGCATAACATTTATCGTGGATGCTGTGATGATCTTCAGGAGGCGTCAGGATAGAAGAAAAGAGACACAGCAAGAAAACACGGCCAGAACGCTGAATCCTGCAGAAAATCAGCCACTGAATAACCAGCCAGCTTAA